A region of Paenibacillus thiaminolyticus DNA encodes the following proteins:
- a CDS encoding carbohydrate ABC transporter permease encodes MASVVKETRADKVFIFCNYIYLILAFIVVAYPIIYIISASISDPKLVNSGEMWLFPKGITFEGYARVFDNAKIWSGYKNTIIYTVVGTLVNLIVTLPAAYALSRKDFVGRNFFMAMFMVTMFFGGGLVPGYLLVKNLGLINSMWALILPGAASVWNIIVARTFFQSTIPNELQEAAQIDGCTNMRLFIKIVLPLSAPIIAVMALFYGVGHWNSYFGALIYLNEEAKYPLQMILRQILVLQEMSAETTGAAVNSSVAAALNNKAEVASLIKYAVIIVSTLPVIVVYPFLQRYFVQGVMIGSVKG; translated from the coding sequence ATGGCTTCTGTCGTGAAAGAAACGAGAGCGGATAAAGTGTTTATCTTTTGCAACTATATCTATCTGATACTGGCATTCATTGTCGTCGCCTATCCGATTATTTATATCATCAGCGCATCCATCAGTGATCCGAAGCTGGTCAACTCGGGAGAGATGTGGTTGTTCCCAAAAGGGATTACGTTCGAAGGGTATGCGCGGGTATTCGATAACGCCAAAATCTGGTCCGGGTATAAAAACACGATTATTTATACGGTTGTCGGCACCTTGGTCAACCTTATCGTGACCTTGCCCGCGGCGTACGCCTTGAGCCGCAAAGATTTCGTCGGACGCAACTTCTTCATGGCCATGTTCATGGTGACGATGTTCTTCGGCGGCGGGCTGGTTCCCGGTTACTTGCTCGTCAAAAACCTGGGCCTGATCAACAGCATGTGGGCGCTGATTCTGCCGGGTGCGGCATCGGTGTGGAATATTATTGTCGCCCGGACGTTCTTCCAGTCCACGATACCGAATGAGCTTCAGGAGGCCGCTCAGATTGACGGCTGCACCAATATGAGGCTGTTCATCAAAATTGTGCTTCCGCTGTCGGCGCCGATTATTGCGGTCATGGCCCTGTTCTACGGGGTAGGCCACTGGAACAGTTACTTTGGAGCCTTGATTTATTTGAACGAAGAAGCGAAGTATCCGCTGCAGATGATTCTGCGCCAGATTCTCGTCTTGCAGGAGATGTCGGCCGAGACCACCGGCGCGGCTGTTAACAGCTCAGTCGCCGCTGCGCTGAACAATAAGGCGGAGGTCGCTTCTCTCATCAAATATGCCGTCATTATCGTCTCGACCTTGCCGGTCATCGTCGTCTATCCGTTCCTGCAGCGCTACTTCGTGCAAGGCGTCATGATTGGTTCGGTCAAAGGCTGA
- a CDS encoding extracellular solute-binding protein, whose protein sequence is MQKLKKTWAILLSMTMLFTLLAACGSSDKPAAEGNSGNTSSESASDVSKDGFPIVNEPITLTMMGQDVGIQNWQNMDFFKEMEKKTNIKFEFRNAPADSFDTKRNLVFASGDYPDVFFSGQLQASDEVNYGGQGVLIPLEGLIEEYAPNLKKILDDNPDIRKSITTPDGHIYSLPNIDLDAGWYRGPLWYNGKFLKALGMEVPKTIDELYTYLKRVKEEDPNGNGKQDEIPLASVKLDDLRMWLLGSWGIYNEVIYSDTQDKVHYTPMEPGYKEYLTFLNKLWTEGLLDKETFSQTDEQKKAKGKNNQIGLFSDYHAYFTLGGEPSMDDPMYRPVDSDVKAVAAKHPGLAKGAFAITNKNKHPEATMRWVDYLYSTEGAELLSNGPEGILWEYVNKDDHTKKWLDVPGGGDREEYRATLTPDYGVVVPKITNEDTKRGFSGEFDAWLKKETDEKILPIAKVPFPSVYLSQDEQAEVSSIRSDLDTYVKQMEAKFVTGQEPLTNWDKYLETCKKMGGDRIVEIYQAAYDRWNTGN, encoded by the coding sequence ATGCAAAAGCTCAAAAAGACATGGGCAATTCTGCTGTCCATGACGATGCTCTTCACCCTGCTGGCGGCTTGCGGCTCTTCAGACAAGCCTGCGGCAGAAGGCAACAGCGGCAATACAAGCAGCGAATCCGCAAGCGATGTCAGCAAGGACGGCTTCCCGATCGTCAATGAACCGATTACGCTGACGATGATGGGGCAAGACGTCGGAATTCAGAACTGGCAGAATATGGACTTCTTCAAAGAAATGGAGAAAAAGACGAACATCAAGTTCGAATTCCGCAATGCGCCGGCTGATAGCTTCGATACAAAGAGAAACCTCGTGTTCGCGAGCGGAGACTATCCCGATGTATTCTTCTCCGGACAGCTGCAAGCTTCCGATGAAGTCAACTATGGTGGACAGGGCGTCCTCATTCCGTTGGAAGGCTTGATTGAGGAGTATGCGCCGAATCTGAAGAAAATTCTCGACGACAATCCGGATATCCGCAAGTCGATTACAACCCCGGACGGACATATTTATTCGCTGCCGAACATCGACCTCGATGCCGGCTGGTATCGTGGACCGTTGTGGTACAACGGCAAGTTTTTGAAAGCGCTTGGCATGGAGGTCCCTAAAACGATCGATGAGCTGTACACCTATCTGAAGCGTGTCAAAGAGGAAGATCCGAACGGCAACGGCAAGCAAGACGAGATTCCGCTCGCTTCCGTCAAGCTGGACGATCTCCGCATGTGGCTGCTCGGCTCATGGGGCATTTACAACGAAGTTATCTATTCCGATACCCAGGACAAAGTTCACTATACGCCAATGGAGCCAGGCTATAAGGAATACTTGACGTTCCTGAACAAGCTGTGGACCGAGGGCTTGCTTGACAAAGAAACGTTCTCGCAAACCGATGAGCAGAAAAAGGCGAAAGGGAAGAACAATCAGATCGGCCTCTTCTCTGACTATCATGCTTACTTCACGCTCGGCGGCGAGCCAAGCATGGATGATCCGATGTATCGTCCGGTCGACAGCGACGTGAAGGCCGTAGCTGCGAAGCATCCGGGTCTGGCGAAAGGCGCTTTTGCGATTACGAACAAAAACAAGCATCCGGAAGCAACGATGCGTTGGGTAGACTATCTGTACTCTACGGAAGGCGCCGAGCTGCTCAGCAACGGTCCGGAAGGCATCCTGTGGGAGTATGTCAATAAAGACGACCATACGAAGAAATGGCTGGATGTGCCAGGCGGCGGCGACCGTGAAGAGTATCGCGCGACGCTGACTCCGGACTACGGCGTTGTCGTACCGAAGATTACGAACGAAGATACGAAGCGCGGCTTCTCCGGCGAATTCGATGCATGGCTGAAAAAGGAAACAGATGAAAAGATTCTGCCTATCGCAAAGGTTCCATTCCCGAGCGTATACTTGTCGCAAGACGAGCAAGCGGAAGTATCCAGCATCCGTTCCGACCTGGATACGTACGTGAAGCAAATGGAAGCGAAATTCGTAACAGGTCAAGAGCCGTTGACGAACTGGGATAAATATCTCGAGACTTGCAAAAAAATGGGCGGCGACCGCATCGTAGAAATCTATCAAGCGGCGTACGACCGTTGGAACACAGGGAACTGA
- a CDS encoding LacI family DNA-binding transcriptional regulator: MANIKDVAKLAGVSPATVSRVLSNKGNTSEDVRARVQMAIRKTNYVRPGGAKPLVAGSRTICLTIARNSTDIFGNPFFDSVLYGVSSTVEQHGMDLQLAVFHSVDRQIEKCVQLYKQQKIDGLILTGILSADKDRLLRTFHEEHIPFVMIGRTFRHDVFSVHNDNLRDGFMAARHLIDAGYRNLVVLTQDTKLDVFAARISGYRQAIQQVGLDAGPERIVQAGPEEEDIMNALQRLLDEGIAVDSVITMDSVMSLSVLKFCQLTGLRVPQEVGIIGFNDAPYLVKVSPTLSCVEMNGANLGAEAFHLLNEIMNEPQAMSLKKNVTLPSKLMIRQSTARSAFEGI; this comes from the coding sequence GTGGCCAACATCAAGGATGTCGCAAAATTGGCTGGCGTATCTCCAGCAACGGTATCAAGAGTGTTATCGAACAAAGGCAATACCTCGGAAGACGTGCGGGCCAGAGTCCAGATGGCGATTCGGAAGACGAACTATGTTCGCCCCGGAGGTGCCAAGCCTCTCGTCGCGGGCAGCAGGACCATTTGCTTGACCATCGCCCGGAACTCAACCGATATTTTCGGGAACCCGTTCTTCGACAGCGTGCTGTATGGGGTATCGAGCACCGTCGAGCAGCATGGCATGGATTTGCAGCTGGCGGTGTTCCACAGCGTCGATCGTCAGATCGAGAAATGCGTGCAGCTGTACAAGCAGCAAAAGATCGACGGGCTTATTCTGACCGGGATTTTGTCCGCTGACAAGGATCGGCTGCTGCGGACCTTCCATGAGGAGCATATTCCGTTCGTCATGATCGGCCGCACGTTCCGCCATGACGTATTCTCCGTCCATAACGACAACCTGAGGGACGGATTTATGGCCGCCCGGCATCTGATCGACGCCGGATACCGGAATCTCGTCGTATTGACACAGGATACGAAGCTCGATGTATTCGCGGCGAGAATATCCGGTTACAGGCAGGCCATACAGCAAGTCGGGCTGGACGCGGGCCCCGAGCGCATCGTGCAGGCCGGCCCGGAAGAAGAGGATATTATGAATGCGCTGCAGCGTCTGCTGGACGAAGGCATCGCCGTCGACAGCGTCATTACGATGGACAGCGTCATGTCGCTTAGCGTATTGAAGTTCTGCCAATTGACCGGGCTGCGCGTTCCGCAGGAAGTCGGGATTATCGGGTTCAATGATGCCCCTTATCTGGTCAAGGTATCCCCGACATTAAGCTGCGTTGAGATGAACGGGGCCAACCTGGGCGCGGAAGCATTTCATTTGCTGAATGAGATTATGAATGAACCGCAGGCGATGAGTCTCAAAAAAAACGTGACGCTTCCATCGAAGCTAATGATTCGTCAATCGACCGCTAGATCGGCCTTCGAGGGTATATAA
- a CDS encoding histidine phosphatase family protein, translated as MELFLVRHGQSVGNTLPDRDMPDSPLTEQGHAQAARVAIYLRDRGISAIYSSPLIRAMQSAQPLARLLGLPIQVMTALYEVREGSRFAGPSQHLLLEMVPEAVFEDTMGTDGWECPGGDCPETVQRRAQEALRRLRACSEERIAVFCHGNFNEYLLREALGMASAAHIRFPQENTGVNHIVFGEHATKLMKLNDTGHLPRGAFERAGRAAGSPPGG; from the coding sequence ATGGAGTTATTTCTTGTACGGCATGGACAATCGGTAGGCAATACGCTGCCGGACCGCGATATGCCGGATTCGCCGCTAACCGAGCAGGGCCATGCGCAAGCCGCGCGCGTGGCGATATATTTGCGGGATCGGGGCATTAGCGCCATCTATTCCAGCCCGTTGATTCGGGCGATGCAGTCGGCGCAGCCGCTGGCAAGACTGCTCGGTCTGCCGATTCAGGTGATGACAGCGTTGTATGAAGTCAGGGAAGGCAGCCGGTTCGCCGGTCCTTCTCAGCACTTGTTATTGGAGATGGTCCCGGAAGCCGTATTCGAGGACACGATGGGGACGGACGGATGGGAATGCCCGGGAGGCGATTGCCCCGAGACCGTTCAGCGGCGCGCGCAGGAAGCGCTGCGGCGGCTTCGGGCGTGCAGCGAGGAGCGGATCGCGGTATTTTGTCACGGGAATTTCAATGAATATCTTCTTCGCGAAGCGCTCGGCATGGCTTCAGCGGCGCATATCCGGTTCCCCCAGGAGAATACGGGGGTGAACCATATCGTCTTCGGCGAGCATGCGACCAAGCTGATGAAGCTGAACGATACGGGGCATCTGCCGAGAGGAGCGTTCGAACGGGCGGGCCGGGCTGCCGGCAGCCCTCCGGGCGGATAA